Proteins encoded by one window of Porphyromonas vaginalis:
- the coaD gene encoding pantetheine-phosphate adenylyltransferase: MKRIGFFAGSFDPFTLGHADIVARALKIFDEVVIGIGTHPTKKPCFTSEQRALQIETVYAQEPRVRVVSYSGMTIEAAKQCGAQFLIRGVRSTSDFEYEQSISQINDHLHGPMTVLLFGAQGLLHISSSMVRELLSWNLDVSDYVPSGMPLTFD; encoded by the coding sequence ATGAAGCGTATCGGATTCTTTGCGGGTTCCTTTGACCCCTTTACACTAGGGCATGCGGACATTGTGGCACGAGCTCTCAAGATTTTCGACGAGGTGGTCATAGGTATCGGCACGCACCCAACGAAAAAGCCATGCTTCACCTCCGAGCAGCGCGCTCTACAGATAGAGACCGTCTATGCGCAGGAGCCTCGTGTCCGAGTCGTGAGTTATAGCGGCATGACCATCGAGGCGGCGAAGCAGTGTGGCGCACAGTTTCTCATACGTGGCGTACGCTCCACGAGCGACTTCGAGTACGAGCAGAGTATCTCCCAGATCAATGACCATCTGCATGGACCTATGACGGTGCTACTCTTTGGGGCGCAAGGACTGCTCCACATCTCTAGCTCTATGGTACGGGAGCTGCTGAGCTGGAATCTAGATGTATCCGACTACGTACCCAGTGGCATGCCTTTGACTTTTGACTAA
- a CDS encoding toprim domain-containing protein, whose product MPTQEPLNNLDQLSPSAVAGYTEDDFRTLSWSEHIRKRPGMYIGKLGDGTQADDGIYILIKEVIDNSIDEFVMGVGSEIRITIDSETNEVTIRDYGRGIPLGKLVDATSKMNTGAKIDSQAFKKSVGLNGVGLKAVNALSSTFTVQSWREGETSSVTYERAEMIAHTPAEPWEDKEAHGTLVTFTPDAEVFRNSHYDLRHVEALVRNYCYLNTGLTLYLNDKKYVSRHGLQDFLSDTITGDPLYPIIRLTGPDIEVAITHIDQYGEEFYSFVNGQYTTQGGTHLTAFREQVARVIKEFSGKGFEYGDIRSGMAAAISIRIIEPEFESQTKIKLGSKEMVPQDPMFEHEPLRGVTVQKFVGDFLKEKLDNYLHMHPEISEVMLQTIQANERERKAMSGVTKLARERAKKASLHNKKLRDCTEHYNDPKAKNPELTSIFITEGNSASGSITQSRDARYQAVFSLRGKPLNSYGLSKKVVYENEEFNLLQAALNIEDGLDGLRYNRVIIATDADDDGMHIRLLTLTFFLQFFPELVRRGHVYILETPLYRVSLPAKRKKSITARVASAGKKKSGKKITIEPESEKETSAYCYSDQELNAAVERMGASAQITRFKGLGEISANEFKELITEENIKLRQVSLRKEDNLKRMLHFYMGKNTPDRQDFIIDNLVIDEEIV is encoded by the coding sequence ATGCCGACACAAGAACCACTAAATAACCTAGACCAGCTATCCCCAAGCGCCGTAGCGGGGTACACCGAGGATGACTTTCGGACGCTCTCCTGGAGCGAACATATCCGCAAGCGTCCTGGTATGTATATCGGTAAGCTCGGAGATGGTACGCAGGCGGACGACGGCATCTACATCCTTATCAAGGAGGTGATAGACAACTCAATCGATGAGTTTGTCATGGGCGTGGGTAGTGAGATACGCATCACGATAGATAGCGAGACAAACGAGGTCACGATACGAGACTATGGTCGTGGCATACCGCTCGGCAAGCTCGTCGATGCGACCTCTAAGATGAATACGGGTGCTAAGATCGACTCGCAAGCCTTCAAGAAGTCGGTCGGTCTGAACGGTGTCGGTCTCAAAGCGGTCAATGCGCTCTCCTCGACCTTTACTGTCCAGAGCTGGCGTGAGGGAGAAACCTCCTCAGTCACCTACGAGCGGGCCGAGATGATCGCTCATACGCCAGCAGAGCCGTGGGAGGACAAAGAGGCACATGGCACATTGGTCACCTTCACACCAGATGCTGAGGTCTTTCGCAACTCGCACTACGACCTGCGCCACGTGGAGGCGCTCGTGCGCAACTACTGCTACCTCAACACGGGGCTGACGCTCTACCTCAACGATAAGAAATATGTAAGCCGCCACGGACTACAAGACTTCCTCTCAGACACGATCACGGGCGATCCGCTCTACCCGATCATACGTCTCACAGGACCTGACATAGAGGTTGCTATCACACACATTGATCAGTACGGAGAGGAGTTTTACAGCTTTGTCAATGGTCAGTACACCACACAGGGCGGTACCCACTTGACCGCCTTTCGCGAGCAGGTGGCTCGTGTGATCAAGGAGTTTTCGGGCAAGGGCTTTGAGTATGGGGACATTCGCTCTGGCATGGCGGCAGCGATCAGCATCCGCATCATCGAGCCTGAGTTCGAAAGCCAGACGAAGATCAAGCTCGGCTCCAAAGAGATGGTGCCACAAGACCCAATGTTTGAGCATGAACCACTGCGGGGTGTGACGGTACAGAAGTTTGTCGGCGACTTCCTCAAGGAGAAGCTCGACAACTACCTCCACATGCACCCCGAGATCTCCGAGGTGATGCTCCAAACGATCCAAGCCAACGAGCGTGAGCGCAAAGCGATGAGCGGGGTGACCAAGCTGGCGCGTGAGCGTGCTAAGAAGGCGAGCCTGCACAATAAAAAGCTGCGTGACTGCACCGAGCACTACAACGATCCGAAGGCTAAGAACCCCGAGCTGACCAGTATCTTCATCACCGAGGGTAACTCGGCTAGTGGATCGATCACGCAGAGCCGAGATGCACGCTACCAGGCGGTCTTTAGCTTGCGAGGCAAACCGCTCAACAGCTACGGGCTGAGCAAGAAGGTGGTCTATGAGAACGAAGAGTTTAACCTCCTCCAGGCTGCGCTCAACATCGAGGACGGCCTCGACGGCTTGCGCTACAACCGTGTGATCATCGCTACCGATGCCGATGATGATGGTATGCACATACGACTCCTGACGCTGACCTTCTTCTTGCAGTTCTTTCCCGAGCTGGTGCGGCGTGGGCACGTCTACATATTGGAGACACCGCTCTATCGTGTCTCGCTCCCAGCCAAGCGTAAGAAGAGCATCACGGCACGTGTTGCCTCAGCGGGTAAGAAGAAGAGCGGCAAGAAGATAACCATCGAGCCTGAGTCTGAAAAAGAGACCTCTGCCTACTGTTATAGTGATCAGGAGCTCAATGCAGCTGTCGAGCGAATGGGAGCTTCGGCTCAGATCACCCGCTTCAAGGGTCTGGGCGAGATCAGTGCCAACGAGTTTAAGGAGCTGATCACAGAGGAAAACATCAAGCTCCGTCAGGTGTCGCTCCGCAAGGAGGACAATCTCAAGCGGATGCTACACTTCTACATGGGCAAGAACACGCCCGACCGTCAAGACTTTATCATAGACAACCTAGTCATCGACGAGGAGATCGTCTGA